In Chitinophaga oryzae, the sequence CACTATCCTTTTTAAAAAAGTGTGTATGGTCATAACGAAGATTAAGCGGCTAAAAAGTATCGGCATTTGCCATATCGTGAATGGCAGCGAGGTATTCCGGTTTGAAGCGCATGATGATATTCCTTTGCAGGAGGTCTACTCTTACAAGGATCTTTTTCATTTGGTCCACATGTACTACTTCGCAGGAAAGCCCGCAAAGCGGCCCTTTGGTGATCACCAGCCGCTGGCCGTCGCGGAAGCGTTCTTCAGAGACACTAATGTCTTCTCCGTGTTTTGCCACCATACGGATCTGATCGATCTGGTCCTGTTCCATCCGGGCAAACTGCTTTCCGAATCTTACATAGCTGGCAGCGCCACTCACATGCTGGCCATAATAAAATTCTTCGATACTGTTCAGCTTCACAAATACATAGGAAGGGAACAGTGGCAACTCAACGATTTTTTTTCGATCATTCCATTGCCTGACGGTACTGTAAGTTGGTGAGAAGCTCTCCATGCCGTGTTCCAAAAGCTGACTAACTACTTTCCGTTCCTGGCGAGGCACGGTGTAGATCAGGTACCATCCGTAGTTAAAGGTACTCATAGCGATTATTTAATATTTTGAGAAAAAAGTGATACGGCAGAAACAGGCATGACAATCCCCCTCCCCCTTTTTGGGGGGATAACAGATGAGGAGATAACACGATGCGTGTTGATTAGGGTGTTCGAAAGAGGCAATGCTGTTCCGCTATAGCGTGGCTGCTATTGGTGTGGCAAATGAGAGGAGAAACAACACCTGCTATGAACCCGAAGGTGTTAATGATAATAAGTTAACATAGGCTATTTACGTGCGTGGATGTCGAAAATTATTAAATTGAAATGCATACGATTTCAGGGCAAAACAAAGCTATCGCTACAGTAAGTACCAAAGTACCTATTGTAAAACGACTGCGTGGCAATTGGCTCAACAGAAACTGACTATTTAAAACTTAAATGTGCAAAAACGGGTTTTGTAAGGACACTCAGAAGAAACTTCTAATAAACCGGTATCAAGTAATCCATTTATTGGTACAGCTGGTTGAAATAGCAAACTTATGAAACTGACTTAACACCTGGCCGGAATGTCTTTTAGGTTAAAAAATCAATTGGAAACAAACTTTTTTTCATTGTAGTAAATCTAATGAATGATTTGTTAAAAAGCAAAGAAATTATATAAGATTTTTCAGCGTTATTGTTGTCGTTAATCATAGACACGCTGTGATAAAGTCTTCTGTCCACGCCTGCTTCCGCCTGGTGTTTTTTCGTAAAATGAAACCTGGCATTAAGCGAAAGCTAGATAAGTTAGAACCCATTCACGGAAGACATCTTCCGATGATTACCTTCTCCACCGGGAGATGGAGAAGGTAATCATATAACAGGCGGGGTATCAGGACCTGATTTCCCGCCGCATAAAAAGAAAATATGTGCCTGCGAAACAAACCGTAGAAGCAGCCACCAGGCCTGTCACCTGTGGCCAGACAATCATCAGGCTTTCTCTGAAAGGCAAGGGCGCAGGAATGGCTCCTGCCATCTGTTCCATGGTCAGCGGCCCAAGACTTCTGACAGAAGGCATCAGTAAAGTGGTGGCAGCATCCGTATACAGCTGGCTGGGCGCTACCCTGAAAAACGACAGCAGGATATTGTTATAGGCCATTACCTGTTCAGCCTGCAACGACGCAGGATCCGGCAATACAGCCCTCGCCACCATGTTAACCACAATCTGGTAAAAGACGGTAAAGAACAACCAAATCCCGATGGCGGTGATCGCAGAGGTAGCCGCATGTCTGAAAGCGACTGAGAGCCCGATAGAAAGGCTCAGCCAGAAGCCCACGTATATAACGCTCAGCACCGCAAATGCCAGTATCCGGAACAATTCTGCGGCTTCTATGGGAACGCCTGTCAGCATAAGCCCTGCTCCGACCATCAGCAATACGAGGCTGAGAAACAGCACTCCGACCAGCAACAGTGCCGCATAAAACTTCGCCAGCAAAAGATGATCGCGATAAACCGGTTGCGCCAGCAGCCTTACCAGCGTACCGTTGTTTTTTTCTGAATTGACAGCATCGAAGCCCAGCGCTATGCCCAGTAACGGCCCGAGGAAACTGATAAAGATGTGAAAAGCCGGTAGTGAATTATCGGACGTGGTCAGTAATTTCAGGTATACAAAAACGTGGTCCGGATCGTTGACGTTCTGCACTGCTTTCCCCAGGTTGGTCAGCGATACATACATAGCGCCTGCAAAAGTAAAAAGCACCAGCAGCAACATCACTATAAAGCGCCAGCTGCGGATATGATCACCGACTTCCTTACGCACCATTACTTCAAAAGGGCTGTAGGCACGCGCTTTCGACCAAAGGCTATTAAAATAAACTAACGGACTTCCCATTGGAAACTTTCTTTTTTTACATTATTCTCAAAAAAACGATGGTAGATCTCATCCAGTCCATATTCTTTTTTATGTACGCCGGTCACATTCAACCCGTTTTGTACGAAGAGCCGCACGATATCAGGCGTAACGTCTGTATGGCAGGACAGTTCCCATGTGTTGGCCGTGGTGACCAGGCTGTTGACGCCGTCCAGATCCCGGAGCTGACGTTCCAGCGCTTCCGGAGCCGCTACTGCCTCCCGTACCGAAACCTGCACTACCAATGAATCTTTCCCGAACAGATGGCCCGACAGTGTTTCGATATTTCCTTCTGCCAGTAGTTTTCCTTCCACGAAGATGCCCACACGGTCGCAGATCTGCTGCATCTGGTGCAGATGGTGGGACGACAGTATCACGGTGAGCGCCTGTTCGCGGCTGAGCTGCCTTATGAGATGCAGGAAGTCCCGGATACCTGCAGGATCTATGCCTAACGTGGGCTCATCCAGAATCATCACGGCAGGCTCGCGGATAAGCAGGTCCGCCAGGCCTAGCCGTTGTTTCATACCACGTGAGTAGGCTGCGGCCTTTTTATGCATCTCCGCTCCCAGCCCTACCATTTCCATCGTTTTTTGAGCACGGGAAACGATTTCCCGCTCAGCAATGCCATTCAGCCGCCCGATGTACACCAGGTTTTCCAGTGCGGTCATATTATCGTAAAACCCGGCGCTGTCCGGCAGGTAGCCTACTTTTCGCCTGACGGCGATGGGATGGCGGGTAGCATTTGTTCCACACACGATGGCCTCCCCTGCTGACGGCTCCGCAAGTCCCAGCATCATCAGTATAGTCGTGGTTTTACCGGCGCCGTTAGGCCCCAGCAACCCGAATATCTCCCCTTTGCTGATTTTCAGGGAGAGGTTGTCTACCGCCTTTTTAGCGCCGTAGGTTTTTGTCAGTCCATGCAGTTCAATGATGGGATTTTCCATAGCGCTTTATCTCCTTCCGTATTTACGAATCAGGTAATACACAATCCCTAATGACAGCAGGATCACGAGCATACCTATCCATCCCGCCAGCAGGGAAGTTTTTACAGTCATCCGAAAAGCGGCGTTGCTGTTGGCGTTATTATTCCTCACTGTAAAACTGGTCACATAATCGCCGGCGATTGTTTTATCAGGAACATGCAGCGTAGCGGTAATATTTTGTTCTTTATCGGGGTCCAGTCGGTCTATCTTTGCCGGCTCAAAGGTGGCATTCCATCCTACCGGCGCCTGCGCGGAAAGCTCCAGTCCTTCCAGCGGCAACGTGCCCGTGTTTTTTACCGTCAGTTGAATCTGTTTGCTCCGGCCTTCCGTGATCTCGTCACTCAACCGGCCTGACGGCGTTGTCAGCTCGAGGCCATAGTTACCTTTTACCACGGCCTCCAGGTCAGTACGGAGTGTGTCCGTTGCTGTTACGGCCACTACCGGGACCGTATATTTTCCCGGCTTTACAGAGGGCGCAGCGGTGATTTCCACGGAGATATCCTGGGTCCTGCCGGAATCCATTCTCAGTCCTGCAATCTGGCTGCCCTCTGTGCGGAACACGGTGCTCCAGCCTTCCGGGGCGGAAGCCCGAAGTTCGTACAGCTGCGTGTGACCGCTGCCGTTATACAGGCTGGCGTTGTAGCGAAAAGTCTCTTTGGCGGTAGCCTCAATATTCATCAGTCTGACGGTAAAGGCCGATCTGCCTTTTCCCGGAATTTTCTGGGCCAGCGCCGGCGTTGTAAATGCAGCAAAAGAAAAGCAAAAAAGGGATACGCTCAGGTAATTCGATAACGTTGACATACCACGAATGTTGACGATTAAGATTAATATAATTAATGGTTAAAAAATAAAACGGGATGCGCTCCCCGGCCGGCGGCGGGGAACAGAACAGGATAACAGACCGTGGTTAAACACCGTCAGCTATCAGAAAAGTATAATAAACAGGTAATCAATACGGGCCGTCCTTACGGGAGCGGGAGGCATGCAGGGACTGAATGGTAATGGTATCAGCAATAATGGTTCCGGTAGCGGTAGTTTCTCCTGTGAACGTTGGATCTGCTTGGTAAAATACTGTTTTGGCTTTTAAAATGTTCGTCATGCTAGTTGAAATTGAATCGATTAAAAACAAATTCAAATAGAAAATGGCTACTCCTGCAAACAGGCCACATTGCAGCCGTGCCCGGAGGATTAAAATTTACTGACAGTTGTAACGACCGAAAGTTAAATGATCAATTGTTAGAATAATGTTAAAACCTCTTAAAAAAAGACAAATAATAGCCACCAGCAAGGCTATCAGGTCAATATTTTTTTCCGTTCCCCCATCTTTAGAGACGCCCATACTGGTATACTCTGTTATACTGGTATCATTATTATACCGTACAGGATCTACCTTTGTGTCGTCAAACAAAACAGCAACACATGCGTACGATATCAACAGACACCTTGCAGATCAAAGACAGCATCCGGGAACTGATGGCCCGCTACGTCCGGCATGCAGATGAAAAGGACTGGGAAGCACTTGCGTCCCTGTTTACGCCGGACGGCACCTTTACGCCGTTAAACGTGGAGGGGAAAGCCCTCGTCAAGATGGAGGGCCGTCAGCAGATTGCCGAAACCATCCGCCGGAGCGTGGGAACAGCCACCGCTATTCATCATCTTTTCTCTTATGAGATCGATGTTCCGGGTGAAGGCCAGGCGAAAGGCGTGTTTTCGATGGAAGACTACCTCCTTCGTCCCGATACGGAACCGCTGCCGCCGGCAGCAAACGGTCATATTCCCGCATTCCGGTCACTGCACGGATATGGCCATTACCACGGAGATTACGAACTGCGGGATGGCGTTTGGTACATCAAAAAATTAATTCAGACAAGGATAAAACTCGACTTCACTTTTTAAAAACAAAGAACCATGAGCGCAACATTAGTTCCATTTAAAGTAGCGGTACCCGAAGAGGTACTGGCAGATCTTCAGGACCGCCTTCGCAGCACACGCTGGGCAGAAGACCTGAACAACGACGATTCCTATTACGGTATCAGCACCGCTTACCTCAAAGATATTGCGGACCATTGGCTCCACACATACGACTGGAAAAAAGCCGAGGCGAAACTGAACGCTTTCCAACAATATAAAGTCACCATCGACGGCCAGCCGGTACACTTTATCTATGAAAAAGGAAAAGGCCCCAATCCAACACCTATTATTCTCTCCCACGGATGGCCGTGGACCTACTGGCACTGGAGTAAAATCATCCCGGCGCTGACAGATCCGGCCGCCCATGGCGGCGATCCGGACCAATCCTTCGATGTCATCATCCCGTCTTTACCCGGCTTTGGCTTTTCTACACCGCTGAAAGACGGCGAAATGAACTTCTGGAAAATGGCTGAGATCTGGCACCGGCTTATGACAGAGGTACTGGGCTATAAAAAATACGCCGCTTCCGGTTCCGATTACGGGATGCTGGTCACCGCGCAACTCGGCCATAAATATGCCGGTGAAT encodes:
- the nusG gene encoding transcription termination/antitermination protein NusG — translated: MSTFNYGWYLIYTVPRQERKVVSQLLEHGMESFSPTYSTVRQWNDRKKIVELPLFPSYVFVKLNSIEEFYYGQHVSGAASYVRFGKQFARMEQDQIDQIRMVAKHGEDISVSEERFRDGQRLVITKGPLCGLSCEVVHVDQMKKILVRVDLLQRNIIMRFKPEYLAAIHDMANADTF
- a CDS encoding ABC transporter permease; amino-acid sequence: MGSPLVYFNSLWSKARAYSPFEVMVRKEVGDHIRSWRFIVMLLLVLFTFAGAMYVSLTNLGKAVQNVNDPDHVFVYLKLLTTSDNSLPAFHIFISFLGPLLGIALGFDAVNSEKNNGTLVRLLAQPVYRDHLLLAKFYAALLLVGVLFLSLVLLMVGAGLMLTGVPIEAAELFRILAFAVLSVIYVGFWLSLSIGLSVAFRHAATSAITAIGIWLFFTVFYQIVVNMVARAVLPDPASLQAEQVMAYNNILLSFFRVAPSQLYTDAATTLLMPSVRSLGPLTMEQMAGAIPAPLPFRESLMIVWPQVTGLVAASTVCFAGTYFLFMRREIRS
- a CDS encoding ABC transporter ATP-binding protein; its protein translation is MENPIIELHGLTKTYGAKKAVDNLSLKISKGEIFGLLGPNGAGKTTTILMMLGLAEPSAGEAIVCGTNATRHPIAVRRKVGYLPDSAGFYDNMTALENLVYIGRLNGIAEREIVSRAQKTMEMVGLGAEMHKKAAAYSRGMKQRLGLADLLIREPAVMILDEPTLGIDPAGIRDFLHLIRQLSREQALTVILSSHHLHQMQQICDRVGIFVEGKLLAEGNIETLSGHLFGKDSLVVQVSVREAVAAPEALERQLRDLDGVNSLVTTANTWELSCHTDVTPDIVRLFVQNGLNVTGVHKKEYGLDEIYHRFFENNVKKESFQWEVR
- a CDS encoding COG1470 family protein, with product MSTLSNYLSVSLFCFSFAAFTTPALAQKIPGKGRSAFTVRLMNIEATAKETFRYNASLYNGSGHTQLYELRASAPEGWSTVFRTEGSQIAGLRMDSGRTQDISVEITAAPSVKPGKYTVPVVAVTATDTLRTDLEAVVKGNYGLELTTPSGRLSDEITEGRSKQIQLTVKNTGTLPLEGLELSAQAPVGWNATFEPAKIDRLDPDKEQNITATLHVPDKTIAGDYVTSFTVRNNNANSNAAFRMTVKTSLLAGWIGMLVILLSLGIVYYLIRKYGRR
- a CDS encoding nuclear transport factor 2 family protein; its protein translation is MRTISTDTLQIKDSIRELMARYVRHADEKDWEALASLFTPDGTFTPLNVEGKALVKMEGRQQIAETIRRSVGTATAIHHLFSYEIDVPGEGQAKGVFSMEDYLLRPDTEPLPPAANGHIPAFRSLHGYGHYHGDYELRDGVWYIKKLIQTRIKLDFTF